In Paenacidovorax monticola, the genomic window GCACCGCGACCTGGGCTGGAGCGCCGAGCGCATCGCGGGCGACTTCAGCGGCTTCCTGGAAATCCTGCACCCCTACCTGGACCAGCTCGCGCAAAGTTCGCAGCCCAAGGGCCTGGCCGTGTTCGGCCGCGTGCCGCCGCCCGAGCAGCGCCGCCAGACCATCCTGCAGGCGTTGCGCAAGCCGCTCATCGAGGCGCTGGGCGAGGACATCGACGAAGCCTTCCTGATTAAGCACGACGCCGTGGCCGCCGCGCGCCCCGCGCGCTGGCTGGAACTGGCGCTGCAGGACGCCGAGGCCGCGAGCCGGCTCGACCTGCGCCCGCCGCTGCCCGATGCATCCGCGCAGCCGGGTGGCCCGGCCGGCGGGCTGGTGCGTGCCGACGACTTCGTGCCCAACCGTGCGGCGCGCAAGCCCATCGACACGCCCGCGCTGCTGGCGCTGGCCCGGCGTGCGCAGGAGCTGGAGCGCCTGCTCGCCACCGAGGGCGAAATCCCCGGCCTGCTGGCGGCGCTGGAGGGCCGCTTCCTGCCCGCGGCCTATGGCGGCGATCCGATCCGCAACCCCGAAAGCCTGCCGACGGGCCGCAACCTCACGGGGCTGGACCCGAGCCGCCTGCCCACGCGCCAGGCCTATGCCGTGGCGCAGACGCTGTTCAACGACTGGTTCAAGGACTATGCCGCGCGCCACGGCGGCCGCGCGCCCGCGCGCATGGCGCTGTCGCTGTGGGCCGGCGAGACGCTGCGCCACCAGGGCATCATGGAGGCGCAGGCGCTCGTGGCGCTGGGCATGCGCCCCGTGTGGGACGATTCGGGCCGCCCCGTGCGCGTGGAGGCCATTCCCCCGGCCGAGCTGGGGCGCCCGCGCGTGGACGTGCTGCTGTCCATCACGGGCTCGTACCGTGACCAGTTCCCCGCGCTCATGGCGCTGATCGACCGCGCCGTGGAAGGCGCGGCCGCCGCCGAGCCCGGCAACGCGGTCGCGCGCCACACCGAGGAGGTGGCCGCCGAGCTGCGCCGCGCGGGCCTGCCGCGCGCGCAGGCCGCGCAACTGGCGCGCGTGCGCGCCTTCGGCAACGCGGCGGGCGACTATGGCACCGGCCTGTCGGATGCCGTGCAGTCCGACGGGCTGCGCGCGCAGGACGCGCGCCTGGGCGAGATGTTCCTGCAGCGCATGAGCCAGCCCTACCTGGATGGCGAGCCGCTCACGGGCACGCAGGCGGGCGCGGCCGACGGTGCGGCCGTGCGGGCCTTGTCGGCCCACCTGCGGCGCACCGACGCGGCGCTCATGTCGCGCAGCTCGCACCTGTATGCCATGGTCAGCTCGGACGATCCGTTCCAGTACCTCGGCGGCCTCTCGGCGGCCGCGCGCGCGGCGGGCCGCAAGGACGGGTTGGAGCTGCATGTGAGCCAGCTGCAGGACCTGGGCGAGGCCACCACCGAAAGCGCGCAGCGCGCCATCGCGCTCGAGATGCAGTCGCGCTACCTGCACCCCGGCTGGCTGCAGGCGCAGAAGGCCGAGGGCTATGCGGGCACGCTTCAGGTGGTCAAGGCCGTGCAGTTCGCCTGGGGCTGGCAGTCGGTCGAGCCCGGCACGGTGCGCAGCGACCACTGGCAGAGCTTCTACGACGTGCTGGTGCAGGACCGGCACCGGCTCGGCCTGCCCGAGTGGCTGCGCGAGCATCCGCAGGCCTATGCCCAGGCGCTGGAGCGCCTGGTGCAGGCCCAGCGCCAGGGTTACTGGCAGGCCGACCAGGCCACGCGCGAGCGGCTGGCGAGCCTGTACCGCGAACTGACCCAGGCCGCACCCCTGGCCAACGAGTTGCCCTCGGTGCGCCGCTGGGTGGAGCAGGGGGCCGC contains:
- a CDS encoding cobaltochelatase subunit CobN, with the protein product MHKSKAPLSHHYLAVYLWAQREADALIHFGTHGTQEWAPGKARALDVHDDALLPLGDLPVVYPYIVDNLGEALTAKRRGRAVLVSHRTPVFSPAGFEARMAHMHEVMHEWETVDEGPTRRALEKQLVAQFVEHQLHRDLGWSAERIAGDFSGFLEILHPYLDQLAQSSQPKGLAVFGRVPPPEQRRQTILQALRKPLIEALGEDIDEAFLIKHDAVAAARPARWLELALQDAEAASRLDLRPPLPDASAQPGGPAGGLVRADDFVPNRAARKPIDTPALLALARRAQELERLLATEGEIPGLLAALEGRFLPAAYGGDPIRNPESLPTGRNLTGLDPSRLPTRQAYAVAQTLFNDWFKDYAARHGGRAPARMALSLWAGETLRHQGIMEAQALVALGMRPVWDDSGRPVRVEAIPPAELGRPRVDVLLSITGSYRDQFPALMALIDRAVEGAAAAEPGNAVARHTEEVAAELRRAGLPRAQAAQLARVRAFGNAAGDYGTGLSDAVQSDGLRAQDARLGEMFLQRMSQPYLDGEPLTGTQAGAADGAAVRALSAHLRRTDAALMSRSSHLYAMVSSDDPFQYLGGLSAAARAAGRKDGLELHVSQLQDLGEATTESAQRAIALEMQSRYLHPGWLQAQKAEGYAGTLQVVKAVQFAWGWQSVEPGTVRSDHWQSFYDVLVQDRHRLGLPEWLREHPQAYAQALERLVQAQRQGYWQADQATRERLASLYRELTQAAPLANELPSVRRWVEQGAAPTHPQAPAGLAAAALDQAVLPPPPSAPEAAAPPSAPLQGVLLERQPDTPVPDQAALERMARAIALLVMALVVAGGAARQALRISRPA